A stretch of Limanda limanda chromosome 7, fLimLim1.1, whole genome shotgun sequence DNA encodes these proteins:
- the fgd gene encoding faciogenital dysplasia produces MQEVPATDLPASALQYQCGPLDYPCSPQLVKKGPTPRPWHDRPAIKPRPQPSSSPRPQTAQKPQVPPKPAHLLALGQDKKPKRIPPAPSRPLPAPPPPPKPKPNLPPPVPGAQPQREAQKVGLLIERFENSRVPILGVLPRSQLHLCLRMDTANDINSSCGQDPAAAKAARDASAVDKLALGNSDLSELSCLASMHIHGSDEAALDECAEVEITHGIGCLDDVGSSHELLDNPDSSEQNGKIPNRDSGIDSPSCAADGEVFPNEDAIDEEDHYDSVTETESVSCCVTVGNKRDSTQDEDSDLDEGSSGDMHPLTDTQTGYTADTTSTEAYKCSEAQRLLNIAKELLHTEEAYVKRLNLLDQVFCTKLTEAGIPQDVITGIFSNISSIYCFHDKFLLPELKTRITGEWDSNPRIGDILQKLAPFMKMYGEYVKNFDRAMDLVNTWTQRSSQFKSVVQNIQKQDVCGNLTLQHHMLEPVQRIPRYELLLKDYLKKLPDDALDRKDAEKAVELISTAANHSNAAIRKMEKMNKLLEVYERLGGEEDIVNPANELIKEGHIKKMSAKNGTAQDRYLYLFNNMVLYCVPKLRLMGQKFSVRERIDIAGMEVQENMKQNLPHTFAIIGKQRSLELQARTAEEKEDWIQVILATIERHKQNSETFNKAFNSSFSREDDHLPDSPGPWCNQSMDSDSERLHERKSSRKKDKEKQTCKGCNESFNFTKRKHHCKSCGAAICAKCSKTLDNKTSRVCPECFEASLSLENLGASEQKRKAAPERQSSLTGENCLMSGHLQVQEKGKSWNKMWVAVTKAEPLVLYLQSSGQDSKGARAVPLPGFEVSASPPSAAEKSEGKHAVRLTHAQQTLLLSAQDAEVQAKWIDVLSRAARGESPTDSSSSVTEHRKSQ; encoded by the exons ACCTCCCTGCCTCCGCCCTGCAGTACCAGTGTGGACCCCTGGACTACCCGTGTTCTCCACAGCTGGTTAAGAAAGGTCCGACCCCCAGACCATGGCACGACCGGCCCGCCATCAAACCCCGGCCccagccctcctcctcacccagACCGCAGACCGCTCAGAAACCTCAAG TGCCCCCTAAACCAGCGCACCTGCTCGCCCTCGGGCAAGACAAGAAACCTAAGAGGATCCCCCCGGCGCCCTCCAGGCCTTTGCCagcaccccctcctccaccgAAGCCAAAGCCGAATCTGCCCCCTCCTGTCCCGGGAGCACAGCCGCAGAGGGAGGCCCAGAAGGTGGGGCTGCTCATCGAGAGGTTCGAGAATTCAAG GGTCCCAATCCTGGGGGTGCTCCCACGCTCCCAGCTGCACCTGTGCCTGAGAATGGACACTGCGAACGACATCAACTCCTCCTGCGGCCAGGACCCGGCGGCGGCGAAGGCTGCACGAGACGCCTCCGCTGTGGACAAACTTGCACTTGGCAACTCCGACCTGTCTGAACTCTCCTGCCTGGCCTCCATGCACATCCACGGCTCGGATGAGGCCGCGCTGGACGAGTGTGCGGAGGTCGAGATCACGCACGGCATCGGTTGCCTTGACGACGTGGGCTCCTCCCACGAGCTCCTGGACAATCCGGACTCCTCGGAGCAGAACGGGAAGATTCCCAATCGGGACAGCGGCATCGACAGCCCGTCGTGCGCCGCGGACGGAGAGGTGTTCCCCAACGAGGACGCCATCGACGAGGAGGATCATTACGACAGCGTCACGGAGACGGAGAGCGTGTCCTGCTGCGTTACCGTGGGCAACAAGCGCGACTCAACGCAGGATGAGGACAGTGACTTGGACGAGGGCAGCAGTGGGGACATGCACcctctgacagacacacaaactgggTACACAGCAGACACAACGTCGACAGAGGCGTACAAA TGCTCAGAGGCTCAGAGACTCCTGAACATCGCCAAGGAGCTTCTCCACACCGAAGAGGCCTACGTCAAGAGACTCAACCTCCTCGACCAG GTATTTTGCACTAAGCTCACAGAGGCTGGAATCCCTCAGGATGTCATTACAGGGATCTTCTCCAACATCTCCTCCATCTACTGCTTCCACGACAAGTTCCTGCTGCCCGAGCTCAAGACGCGGATCACAGGAGAGTG ggACTCGAACCCTCGTATTGGAGACATCCTCCAGAAGCTGGCTCCGTTTATGAAGATGTATGGAGAGTATGTGAAGAACTTCGACCGGGCGATGGACCTGGTTAACACCTGGACGCAGCGCTCTTCACAGTTCAAGAGTGTTGTCCAGAACATACAG aaacaggatgtgtgtgGGAACCTGACGCTGCAGCACCACATGCTGGAACCAGTCCAAAGGATTCCTCGCTACGAGCTGCTGCTCAAAGACTACCTGAAGAAACTGCCCGACGACGCCCTCGACCGGAAAGACGCAGAGA aGGCGGTGGAGCTGATCTCTACAGCAGCCAACCACTCCAATGCAGCAATCAGGAAAATG GAGAAGATGAACAAGCTCCTGGAGGTTTACGAGCGGctcgggggggaggaggacatCGTTAACCCCGCCAACGAGCTCATCAAAGAAGGACATATCAAGAAGATGTCGGCCAAAAACGGAACGGCACAAGACCGATACCTCTACTTG TTCAACAACATGGTGCTGTACTGCGTGCCTAAACTCCGATTGATGGGACAGAAGTTCAGTGTCAGAGAGAGGATTGACATCGCCGGCATGGAG GTTCAGGAGAATATGAAGCAGAACCTTCCTCACACCTTCGCCATCATCGGCAAGCAGCGCTCACTGGAGCTGCAAGCCAG GACAGCTGAAGAGAAGGAAGATTGGATTCAG GTGATCCTGGCCACGATCGAGAGGCACAAGCAGAACAGCGAGACGTTCAACAAAGCTTTCAACAGCTCCTTCTCTCGAGAGGACGACCACCTCCCTGACTCACCG GGTCCCTGGTGCAACCAATCCATGGACTCGGACAGTGAACGACTGCACGAGAGG AAGAGTTCCaggaaaaaggacaaagagaAGCAAACATGTAAAGGCTGCAACGAGAGCTTCAATTTCACCAAGCGCAAACACCACTGCAAGTCCTGCGGAGCG gccATCTGTGCAAAGTGCTCAAAGACCCTGGACAACAAAACGAGCCGAGTGTGCCCGGAGTGTTTCGAAGCCAGCCTCAGTCTGGAGAATCTCGGCGCCAGTGAACAGAAGAGGAAAGCAGCGCctgag AGACAGTCATCTCTAACGGGGGAGAACTGTTTAATGAGCGGCCACCTCCAAGTGCAGGAGAAAGGGAAGAGCTGGAACAAGATGTGGGTGGCTGTTACCAAGGCTGAGCCACTGGTGCTGTACttgcagagcagtgggcag gaTTCTAAAGGAGCACGGGCAGTGCCTCTCCCCGGGTTCGAGGTGAGCGCGTCGCCGCCATCGGCAGCAGAGAAGTCCGAGGGGAAACACGCGGTCCGGCTCACTCACGCGCAGCAGACTTTGCTCCTAAGTGCCCAAGATGCAGAAGTTCAGGCCAAGTGGATCGACGTCCTCTCCAGAGCTGCACGCGGAGAATCGCCCACGGATTCGTCGAGCAGCGTGACGGAACACAGGAAGAGCCAGTAG